CCGATGTAATCTCAATGGCAGCAATCATCAGTCGCACCAAGAATGAAGTTAAAGGTGATTTTCAAGCGGACGAAAATGGCCAAATTATTGAAAATGAAAAAGACCTCGCGAAACGTGAAAAAAATGCCCAAAGTGCAAAATCACAAACAATAAAAATTGATGATATTCGACCACTGGTCCATGAATTTGCGAAAAGTGGGACGGAAAGTTCGCAACGGGTATTCATTATCGAACGCGCCGAAATGATGACGAACAGTGCGGCTAACAGTATTTTAAAATTCATTGAAGAACCAATTGGTAACATGATAATTATCTTGTTAACGGAAAATCGGAGCTTGATTTTACCAACTATCATTTCACGGACTCAAGTGGTTGAATTTCGGCCATTGGCACCAACTGTGCTAGCCAAGCAATTGATAGCTAATGGTATGGATGTTGCAGATGCGACATTAGCTGTCCGGTTGAGTAACAGTCTCACTGGTGGCCAAGCTTTGATGGAAAATGATTGGTTACAAAAAGCCCGCGAAACGGTTTGGCGGTGGTTCAATGTTTTAATGAAAAAAGACTATGCAGCATTTGCGATGATTCAAACGGGAATCATACCACTGGCACCAAC
This is a stretch of genomic DNA from Periweissella cryptocerci. It encodes these proteins:
- the holB gene encoding DNA polymerase III subunit delta', translating into MNAHTIIENAEQRQPVVVQHFQKAIENQQLAHAYLFNGPSGAGRSDVASWLAMRLFCQNLVDGQPCGECYECTRIANHEHPDVISMAAIISRTKNEVKGDFQADENGQIIENEKDLAKREKNAQSAKSQTIKIDDIRPLVHEFAKSGTESSQRVFIIERAEMMTNSAANSILKFIEEPIGNMIIILLTENRSLILPTIISRTQVVEFRPLAPTVLAKQLIANGMDVADATLAVRLSNSLTGGQALMENDWLQKARETVWRWFNVLMKKDYAAFAMIQTGIIPLAPTRDDKDKQAILLDVMLYVFRDLLLVHQGVQPTFVEQEGQLQQIASQFSEAQLIALTEAALATKPVIAMNVSFQNVAEMLTLQVLDILS